From the Mycoplasma putrefaciens KS1 genome, the window TCAAGTAATTGATAGCTATTGCCAACAATTTGCAATGGAAAAACTAAAACCTGAAGATGCTAAGATAGCTAAAGGTGATTTAGTAATATTTGATTTTAAAGGTTATGTTGATGATAAACCTTTTGATGGTGGAGAAGCTAAGGACTTTAGACTTGAAATTGGTTCAAACCAATTTATTCCTGGATTTGAAGATGCTATGATTGGATTATCAGTTGGTGAAAATCAAGAAATTAATGTTAAATTCCCAGAACAATATGTTGAATCACTATCAGGAAAAGCTGCAAAATTTGTTTTAAACATTAAATCAATTAGTCAAAGAATTTTACCAGCTAAAGATGATGAACTAGCTAAAGATTTAAACATTCCTGAAATTCAAACTTTTGAACAACTAAAACAAAAAGTTAGACAAGATTTGTTAAAATCTAAAACAATCGCCGCTAAAACTGAATTTGTCGATAAAATTATTGATGAAATTATTAAAAATTCTGAAATTGAATTACCAAAATCAGCAATTGAAAAACAGGCAAAACAACTGAAAAAAGATTTTCAAGATGAAATTGCAAGACAAGGTGTTGATTTAAAACAATACAAAGAGTTTACTAAATTATCAGATCAAGATATTGAAGATGAATTACACCGTGATGCTAAACGTCGTTTACAAGCTTATTTGATCACTTCAGAAATTAAGTTAAAAGAAAGCTTACAAGCAACTGAAGAAAAAATTAAAACTAAGCTTGAAGAAATTGCTAAACAATATAATCTTGATGCTGAACAAATTAAAACTTCAATTTCAACTGAAGCTTTAAAACTACAAGTTGAAGATGAATTAATTTACGACTTTTTATACGATAAAAACGGTAAATAATTAAAATTAACTGCTAATACTAGATTGAGACATCCTTAAAGGGTGTTTTTTCTTAAATTAGCACTTGTACTTTTAAAGTGCTAGAATTATGATAAAATAAATCTTGAATAATTAAAGGATTAAAGGAGTGAGATTATGAAAATCAAAAAACTGCCTGTTGCTGTAACTAGAGGAATAATTTTATTTCCAATACATCTTAAAGTAGTAGAATTTGGAAGAGAAAAAAGCAAATTAAGTATTCAAAAATCAGAATCAGATTTTGAAAACCAAATTATTGTTGTTTCTCAAAAAGTGCCACTTGATGAAAATCCAGCTAACGATGCTTTATACAAAATAGGTTCACTTGCTAAAGCAACTATTAAAAAAGCTTGAAAAGACGGAACTTTATCAACTGAATTAGAGTTTATTTCTAAGGTTAAAATTACTAAATTTTTTGATGAAGATGGCATTTTATATGCTGAAGCTACAGTTTTAGAAGATACACTTCCAACTTCAGATCAAAACCAAGCTCTTAAAGAAAAAGTTTTAAAAATTTATAAAAATAAAATTTTAGATAGTAGAGATTTAAAACAAGCTTTTGAAAACAATGATTTTGAGAAAATGAATGAACTAATTTATCAACTAGTTGATAAAGCAATTTATATTCCATTAGTTGACAAAATTAAAATGTTGTCAGCAACATCTTTAGAAGAAAAACTTGATGTATTAGAAAACATCTTAAAACAAAGAACTTCACCAGTTCAACCAACTAAACCTAATACTGCTAATAGTGAAGCTTTGAGTGTTGAATCTGAAATTAATAAAAAACTAAAAGATAAGATGGACAAGCAGCAAAAAGAATATTATTTAAGAGAAAAAATGAGAATCATCAAAGAAGAACTAGATGATGAAGACTCAGAAAAAAATCAATTAGAAAAATATAAAAAACGTTTAGAAAAAGAACCATTCCCAGAAAATGTTAAAGAAAAAATTCTTTCATCTATTAGAAGAGTTGAAGCAATGCAACCAGGAAGTTCTGAAGCAAATGTAGAACGTAATTATATTGATTGAATGATGTCAATTCCTTGATGAGAACAATCTGAAGACATTGCTGATTTAAAATATGCTCAAGAAATTTTAGACAAACACCATTTTGGACTTAAAAAAGTTAAAGAAAGAATTATTGAATATTTAGCTGTTAAACAGAAAACAAAATCACTAAAAGGTCCGATTATTACTTTGGTAGGCCCTCCAGGAGTTGGAAAAACTAGTCTAGCTAGATCAATTGCTGAAGCTCTAGGTAAAAAATTTGTTAAAGTTTCACTAGGTGGAGTTAAAGACGAATCAGAAATCCGTGGTCATAGAAAAACTTATGTAGGTTCAATGCCTGGACGTATTATTCAAACTATTAAGCGTGCTAAAGTCAAAAATCCACTGTTTTTATTAGATGAAATTGATAAAATGTCAAATGATCACCGCGGAGATCCTGCTTCAGCAATGCTTGAAGTTTTAGACCCAGAGCAAAACAAAGAATTTTCAGATCACTACATTGAAGAACCATATGATTTAAGTAGTGTGATGTTTATTGCGACTGCTAATTATCCGGAAAACATTCCCGAAGCTTTATACGATAGAATGGAAATTATTAATCTATCAAGTTATACTGAATTAGAAAAAATGCATATTGCCAAAGACTATCTAACTAAAAAAATTTTAGATGAAGATCAACTAACTGAAAAAGAACTAAAATTCACTGATGAAGCATATGATGAAATAATCAAATACTACACAAGAGAAGCTGGTGTTAGACAATTAGAAAGATCACTTGCAACTATTGCTAGAAAATTTATTGTTAAATTATTAAATAAAGAAGTCAAAAATCTAGTTGTTGATCGAAAAATTGTCAATGAATATCTAGGAAAACACATTTTTGAACACACTTCAAAACAAGATGATTCACAAGTTGGAGTAGTTACAGGACTAGCTTACACACAATTTGGTGGAGATATTCTACCAATCGAAGTAAGTATTTATCCAGGAAAATCTAATTTAACTTTAACTGGTAAACTTGGTGATGTGATGAAAGAATCAGCAGTAATTGCCTTGACTTATGTTAAGTCAAATTATCAAAAATTCGGTGTTGATAAAGATGCTTTTAAAGATATTGATGTGCATATTCACGTACCTGAAGGAGCTGTTCCTAAAGATGGACCAAGTGCTGGAATCACTTTAACCA encodes:
- the tig gene encoding trigger factor; this encodes MKFTEEKLIDQGQAKWIITIDGQEWQDLLKKARNKIKNNLEIPGFRKGKAPEAKLASFLTPTKVYNEAFKLALQPAFEFARSQEAKISPLNAPSPVPAKVNEQELVINFVFDLRPDIKLGSYTGISSVEKPEIKITDQEVDQVIDSYCQQFAMEKLKPEDAKIAKGDLVIFDFKGYVDDKPFDGGEAKDFRLEIGSNQFIPGFEDAMIGLSVGENQEINVKFPEQYVESLSGKAAKFVLNIKSISQRILPAKDDELAKDLNIPEIQTFEQLKQKVRQDLLKSKTIAAKTEFVDKIIDEIIKNSEIELPKSAIEKQAKQLKKDFQDEIARQGVDLKQYKEFTKLSDQDIEDELHRDAKRRLQAYLITSEIKLKESLQATEEKIKTKLEEIAKQYNLDAEQIKTSISTEALKLQVEDELIYDFLYDKNGK
- the lon gene encoding endopeptidase La, with protein sequence MKIKKLPVAVTRGIILFPIHLKVVEFGREKSKLSIQKSESDFENQIIVVSQKVPLDENPANDALYKIGSLAKATIKKAWKDGTLSTELEFISKVKITKFFDEDGILYAEATVLEDTLPTSDQNQALKEKVLKIYKNKILDSRDLKQAFENNDFEKMNELIYQLVDKAIYIPLVDKIKMLSATSLEEKLDVLENILKQRTSPVQPTKPNTANSEALSVESEINKKLKDKMDKQQKEYYLREKMRIIKEELDDEDSEKNQLEKYKKRLEKEPFPENVKEKILSSIRRVEAMQPGSSEANVERNYIDWMMSIPWWEQSEDIADLKYAQEILDKHHFGLKKVKERIIEYLAVKQKTKSLKGPIITLVGPPGVGKTSLARSIAEALGKKFVKVSLGGVKDESEIRGHRKTYVGSMPGRIIQTIKRAKVKNPLFLLDEIDKMSNDHRGDPASAMLEVLDPEQNKEFSDHYIEEPYDLSSVMFIATANYPENIPEALYDRMEIINLSSYTELEKMHIAKDYLTKKILDEDQLTEKELKFTDEAYDEIIKYYTREAGVRQLERSLATIARKFIVKLLNKEVKNLVVDRKIVNEYLGKHIFEHTSKQDDSQVGVVTGLAYTQFGGDILPIEVSIYPGKSNLTLTGKLGDVMKESAVIALTYVKSNYQKFGVDKDAFKDIDVHIHVPEGAVPKDGPSAGITLTTALISAFSKQPVSKEIGMTGEITLRGNVLPIGGLREKSISAARSGLKHIIIPEKNLRDLDDVPKEVKDVLKITAASKYEDVYKVIFEK